One genomic window of Paeniglutamicibacter sp. Y32M11 includes the following:
- a CDS encoding polysaccharide pyruvyl transferase family protein yields MNNLDSRPLGRVVAQMANRTETKDLFTRFDVSNEAMSARLPILGSSVSIRVVPDVLGGFIVGVVGLNSASTRWVHDTLVIYSTVLFAPDGKEIQAISRSVSLEGVEAAVVDAARLVVSLRKQEEAGAFSGGDTVSMYWSSGTLNFGDWIGPHLIHSYTGRQPVQSNRIGLPSRTLYSVGSILGWIKRNNVDVWGSGLIKALTPDEIETRAKLTGVKIHAVRGRLTKAELINTLGWDVPDVFGDPGLLLPDFVKPDDSLHGDVVCVPHYVHRSAVLSGNPKIRVSDVRLQVSHVAKEIAGASVVISSSLHGLIVAQAYGVPWVWLDVEDQQLTGGDFKFNDFFSCLDSSKVSRVTVRKESLSTLDFDKIARMASLPKLNIDLQLLRDSLPVRPASQPVQFRSSNLSGV; encoded by the coding sequence TTGAATAATTTGGATAGCAGGCCGTTGGGGCGAGTCGTAGCGCAAATGGCTAATAGGACGGAAACTAAAGATCTATTTACCCGGTTCGATGTTTCAAACGAGGCGATGTCGGCACGTCTTCCGATTTTGGGTTCTAGTGTGTCTATTCGAGTGGTGCCGGACGTCTTGGGGGGATTTATTGTTGGTGTGGTAGGCCTAAATTCGGCATCAACCCGGTGGGTTCACGATACCCTCGTAATTTATTCAACGGTTCTATTCGCGCCGGATGGCAAAGAGATTCAGGCAATTTCTAGGAGCGTCAGTCTTGAAGGCGTAGAAGCCGCCGTTGTCGATGCGGCAAGACTTGTCGTGTCGTTGCGCAAGCAAGAAGAGGCGGGAGCATTTAGCGGGGGAGACACGGTTAGTATGTATTGGTCGTCCGGTACTCTTAACTTTGGAGACTGGATTGGCCCACATTTAATTCACTCCTATACCGGTCGGCAGCCCGTGCAATCGAACCGAATCGGCCTTCCATCCCGCACGCTCTATTCCGTAGGATCGATTCTGGGATGGATCAAACGAAATAATGTTGACGTTTGGGGGAGTGGCCTCATTAAAGCATTGACTCCAGATGAAATCGAAACTCGAGCGAAGCTAACTGGTGTGAAAATTCACGCTGTTAGAGGTCGTTTAACTAAAGCGGAATTGATAAATACGTTGGGGTGGGATGTTCCGGACGTATTTGGTGATCCAGGGCTTTTACTTCCAGACTTTGTCAAGCCGGATGATTCATTGCACGGTGACGTTGTATGCGTCCCTCATTATGTTCACCGATCTGCCGTTTTGTCTGGGAATCCAAAGATTCGTGTTTCCGACGTTAGGCTTCAGGTGAGTCACGTAGCGAAAGAGATTGCGGGAGCATCAGTTGTCATCTCGAGTTCGCTACACGGTCTAATCGTTGCCCAAGCGTACGGTGTCCCTTGGGTATGGCTTGACGTCGAGGATCAGCAACTAACAGGAGGTGACTTTAAGTTTAATGACTTTTTTTCATGTCTGGACAGCTCCAAGGTTTCACGCGTCACGGTCAGAAAGGAATCGCTGAGTACTCTTGATTTCGACAAAATCGCCAGAATGGCTAGCCTGCCAAAACTGAATATTGATCTGCAGTTGTTGAGAGATTCATTGCCTGTTCGACCGGCTAGCCAGCCGGTTCAATTCAGATCTTCAAACTTATCAGGTGTCTAA
- the metG gene encoding methionine--tRNA ligase: MTSEQTPFFITTAISYPNGVPHIGHAYEVIATDAMARFKRLDGYDVFFMTGTDEHGQKMLQTAERQGITPRELAQRNSDAFQAMNDELGISYDRFIRTTDSDHYAAAQAIWKRMEANGDIYLDKYAGWYSVRDEAFHAEDDTEVREDGQRYAKETDTEVTWTEEESYFFRLSAYQDKLLELYKAQPDFGAPHTRFNEVIRFVERGLEDLSISRTTFDWGVPVPGNKDHVMYVWVDALTNYLTGTGFPDIESESFKKYWPADVHVIGKDISRFHAIYWPAFLMSAKLPLPKRVMIHGFLHNNGVKMSKSLGNVVAPADFVSQYGLDQVRYFFLREVPFGADGSYSHESIVGRMNSDLANNLGNLAQRSLSMVAKNCGGVVPTPGEFTDADQQIMAEAGKLLEICRESFSRQEFSKALEAIWTVLGDTNAYFADQAPWVLRKTDVARMETVLYVTIEVLRRVAILVQPVMPTAAGSLLEVLGQAEGSAREFVGFDNALVAGTELPAPSPIFPKFEESMP, from the coding sequence GTGACTTCTGAGCAGACTCCGTTTTTCATCACCACCGCCATCTCTTACCCGAACGGTGTGCCCCACATTGGGCATGCGTACGAGGTAATTGCTACTGACGCCATGGCGCGCTTCAAGCGCCTTGACGGATACGACGTGTTCTTCATGACCGGCACGGACGAGCACGGGCAGAAGATGCTACAGACCGCCGAACGCCAGGGGATCACGCCGCGCGAATTGGCACAGCGAAACTCGGATGCATTCCAAGCAATGAACGACGAGCTGGGCATCAGCTATGACAGATTCATCCGCACCACGGATTCTGACCACTATGCCGCGGCTCAGGCCATCTGGAAGCGGATGGAGGCCAACGGGGATATCTATCTCGACAAGTACGCCGGGTGGTACTCCGTGCGTGACGAAGCATTCCATGCAGAGGATGACACCGAAGTTCGCGAAGACGGCCAACGGTACGCGAAGGAGACCGATACCGAGGTCACCTGGACCGAAGAAGAATCATACTTCTTCCGTCTCTCCGCATACCAGGACAAGCTGCTTGAGCTCTACAAGGCACAGCCCGATTTTGGTGCCCCGCACACTCGCTTTAACGAAGTAATTCGATTTGTCGAACGTGGCCTCGAAGACCTCTCGATTTCCCGAACCACGTTTGACTGGGGAGTACCTGTTCCTGGAAACAAGGACCATGTCATGTACGTCTGGGTTGATGCTCTGACCAACTATTTGACCGGTACCGGGTTCCCAGACATCGAATCCGAATCGTTCAAGAAGTACTGGCCGGCGGACGTGCACGTTATCGGCAAGGACATTTCACGGTTCCACGCGATCTACTGGCCAGCTTTCCTTATGTCGGCAAAGCTGCCACTGCCCAAGCGCGTCATGATCCACGGTTTCTTGCACAACAACGGCGTGAAAATGTCCAAGTCTCTGGGCAACGTTGTAGCTCCTGCTGACTTCGTCTCACAGTATGGGCTGGACCAGGTCCGCTACTTCTTCCTTCGTGAGGTACCTTTTGGAGCTGATGGCAGCTACAGCCATGAGTCCATTGTTGGACGCATGAACTCTGACCTAGCCAACAACCTCGGCAACCTTGCCCAGCGGTCACTGTCTATGGTCGCGAAGAACTGCGGGGGAGTAGTCCCAACGCCCGGCGAATTTACTGATGCGGATCAGCAGATAATGGCCGAAGCTGGAAAACTCTTGGAAATTTGTCGAGAGTCTTTCTCCCGTCAGGAATTTAGCAAGGCGCTTGAAGCCATCTGGACCGTTTTGGGCGACACGAACGCCTACTTTGCAGATCAGGCACCTTGGGTACTTCGCAAGACGGACGTAGCCCGTATGGAGACCGTTCTCTATGTGACCATCGAGGTACTGCGCCGAGTTGCCATCTTAGTCCAACCAGTGATGCCGACTGCTGCGGGCTCGCTGTTAGAGGTTCTAGGTCAGGCCGAGGGTTCGGCCCGTGAGTTTGTCGGGTTCGACAACGCACTTGTGGCCGGCACGGAACTGCCGGCACCTTCACCAATTTTCCCGAAGTTCGAAGAATCTATGCCCTGA
- a CDS encoding NYN domain-containing protein: MMSQSAIFVDASFLLAIGGHRAAGTTLRAAYTVNYEALVEGILKTAKESSGLENLRIYWYDAAKDAIFTDQHKRIGLIPGVKVRLGRISFNGEQKGVDLKLGLDLVGIARNRAASVAFLVSGDDDLAEAVEEAQDLGMKVVLIGVEKADHRLGVASVAEHLALRVDSIITLPEDLIKSAFVKAVTWDPEHASQTATIAHAPMAVIYPTPVIEEHVSGPKPGAPRVPTPALLNQRPRFQTPIQPAAPAPADYQLVYSSTQQTSGFAGGTGSESGTMDVAAEVGSSVAKNWHASTTQAELKDLLADRPLLPPEIDRVLLKDCAQRIGEWKTDLQDVRRALRIAFWDELDQLT; encoded by the coding sequence ATGATGTCTCAGAGCGCAATATTCGTTGATGCAAGTTTCTTGTTAGCTATCGGGGGACATCGCGCTGCCGGAACGACGCTGCGCGCTGCCTATACCGTGAACTACGAAGCTCTGGTCGAAGGGATTCTCAAGACTGCCAAGGAATCTAGCGGCCTGGAAAACTTGAGAATCTACTGGTATGACGCAGCAAAAGACGCCATATTTACCGATCAACACAAGCGCATAGGTCTGATACCCGGTGTGAAGGTGCGGCTGGGCCGGATCTCCTTTAATGGGGAGCAAAAAGGCGTTGACCTAAAGCTGGGCCTTGATTTGGTGGGCATCGCCCGCAACCGTGCCGCATCCGTTGCCTTTTTGGTATCCGGCGATGATGATCTCGCAGAGGCAGTGGAAGAGGCCCAAGACTTGGGTATGAAGGTCGTCCTGATCGGTGTGGAGAAGGCCGATCACCGATTGGGCGTTGCCTCCGTGGCCGAGCACCTAGCTCTTCGTGTGGACAGCATCATCACATTGCCAGAAGATCTGATCAAATCCGCATTTGTGAAGGCCGTGACATGGGATCCAGAACATGCCAGTCAAACCGCGACGATTGCCCATGCGCCGATGGCCGTTATATATCCCACACCTGTTATCGAAGAGCACGTGTCGGGCCCGAAGCCTGGCGCCCCGAGAGTGCCGACGCCGGCGCTATTAAATCAGCGTCCCAGGTTTCAGACTCCAATCCAGCCAGCGGCTCCGGCACCCGCCGACTACCAGTTGGTGTATAGCTCGACCCAGCAAACATCTGGTTTTGCTGGGGGCACAGGTAGTGAATCTGGCACCATGGACGTTGCCGCCGAAGTCGGTAGCAGTGTGGCAAAGAATTGGCACGCGAGCACGACTCAGGCCGAGTTGAAGGATCTACTGGCCGACAGACCCCTACTTCCCCCGGAGATCGACAGAGTGCTACTCAAGGATTGCGCTCAGCGGATCGGGGAATGGAAGACGGACCTGCAGGATGTACGCCGTGCCTTGCGTATCGCTTTCTGGGACGAGCTCGACCAGCTCACATAA
- the serA gene encoding phosphoglycerate dehydrogenase — MSVNKPVVLLAEELSPATIAALGPDFEIRQTDGADRSQLLAAIVDVDAILVRSATQVDAEAIAAAKNLKIIARAGVGLDNVDIKAATQAGVMVVNAPTSNIISAAELTVGHIVSLARRIPAANASLKSGAWKRSSYTGVELFEKKAGIIGLGRIGALVAARLQGFGMEILAYDPYITPARAQQLGVTLVDLDQLLAESDFVTIHMPKTPETIGMLGKEAFAKMKNTAYVINVARGGLVDQDDLYTALKNEEIAGAGIDVFVKEPSTDLPFFEFENVTVTPHLGASTEEAQEKAGVSVAKSVRLALAGELVPDAVNVAGGIIDENVRPGIPLIEKLGRVFNALTVGSLTNIDVVVAGEIASLDVKALELSALKGVFMDVVSDQVSYVNAPVLAEQRGVTTRLVTTPDSPEYRNLLTVKGASTEGTQLAVAGTLTGPKQIEKLVGINGYEIEIPLTDHMIVLRYADRPGVIGTLGNVLGEQGVNIGGMQVARKEERGEAFAVLAVDSALPAGVLDIVRAAIGATVAREINLED; from the coding sequence GTGTCTGTAAACAAGCCTGTCGTACTCTTGGCAGAAGAACTCTCGCCCGCAACCATTGCGGCCCTGGGGCCCGATTTCGAAATTCGCCAGACCGACGGTGCGGACCGCTCCCAGCTGTTAGCCGCCATTGTCGACGTTGATGCGATCCTCGTACGCTCTGCCACTCAGGTGGATGCCGAAGCTATCGCAGCAGCAAAGAACTTGAAGATCATTGCCCGTGCCGGAGTCGGCTTGGACAACGTGGACATCAAGGCCGCTACCCAGGCCGGTGTCATGGTCGTGAATGCACCGACCTCCAACATCATTTCTGCGGCAGAGCTGACCGTGGGCCACATTGTGTCCCTGGCACGCCGCATTCCCGCCGCCAACGCATCACTGAAGAGTGGCGCGTGGAAGCGTAGTTCCTACACTGGTGTCGAGCTCTTCGAAAAGAAGGCCGGCATCATTGGTTTGGGGCGAATCGGTGCACTTGTTGCAGCACGCTTGCAGGGCTTCGGCATGGAGATTCTTGCCTACGACCCGTACATCACCCCGGCGCGCGCACAGCAGCTTGGTGTCACCCTGGTAGACCTCGATCAGCTCTTGGCCGAATCCGACTTCGTGACGATCCACATGCCCAAGACCCCGGAAACCATTGGCATGCTTGGCAAGGAAGCCTTTGCCAAGATGAAGAACACCGCTTATGTCATCAATGTCGCCCGTGGCGGATTGGTTGATCAGGATGACCTATACACGGCGCTGAAAAACGAAGAAATCGCCGGCGCCGGAATTGACGTCTTCGTCAAGGAGCCGAGCACCGATCTTCCCTTCTTCGAATTTGAAAACGTAACTGTCACCCCGCACCTGGGTGCCTCAACCGAGGAAGCACAGGAAAAGGCCGGCGTTTCGGTGGCCAAATCCGTTCGTTTGGCACTGGCCGGCGAACTTGTTCCCGATGCAGTCAACGTTGCCGGCGGCATCATCGACGAAAACGTTCGCCCGGGTATTCCATTGATCGAAAAACTGGGTCGTGTGTTCAACGCACTGACCGTTGGCTCCCTAACCAACATCGATGTTGTAGTTGCCGGAGAAATTGCTTCCTTGGACGTGAAGGCTCTCGAGCTTTCGGCTCTTAAGGGTGTCTTCATGGATGTCGTTTCTGATCAGGTGTCCTACGTTAACGCTCCAGTGCTGGCCGAGCAGCGCGGGGTTACCACTCGACTGGTCACCACGCCGGATTCGCCAGAATACCGCAACTTGCTCACGGTCAAGGGTGCATCTACAGAAGGCACTCAGCTGGCAGTTGCGGGCACGCTGACCGGTCCGAAGCAGATCGAAAAGCTCGTTGGCATCAATGGCTATGAGATTGAGATTCCGCTGACGGATCACATGATTGTGCTTCGTTATGCCGACCGCCCGGGTGTCATCGGCACCTTGGGTAACGTGCTGGGTGAGCAGGGCGTGAACATCGGTGGGATGCAGGTAGCCCGCAAGGAAGAGCGTGGCGAAGCCTTTGCCGTGCTGGCCGTCGATTCGGCACTGCCCGCGGGTGTCCTAGACATCGTGCGTGCAGCTATTGGCGCCACCGTCGCCCGCGAAATCAACCTCGAGGACTAA
- a CDS encoding ABC-F family ATP-binding cassette domain-containing protein encodes MQKLKFAPRNNRGDDNLYLVARVYFTEHTSHRKYVPVFPPANLEEDHTNMSLIRLNDVSLRFENIQILREAFFKLESGDRVGLIGRNGSGKSTLLKLVLDQVEPDTGTVAVELGTKIGYFSQFSELNGASTISEVLDELFSEVKSIETELAEIDGSIAADPSSDEMERLINRQSELFESMDRLDGWDYPRSIDTVLTKLGFDEAHRVCPIDSLSGGWRNRAALAKILLEDPDVLLLDEPTNFLDVAGVEWLENWFKSFKGAAIIVSHDRKFLDSVVTRIIEVENFHLHEYPGNFAQYVVAKQFKLKSLESQFVHESELLAFEAEGISDRREAAKAATKGLDSKLSKIKKSRAPRPVDKIITEIYSGLHIKDTLCRVEGLTKSYGEKTLFSDLSFEVRRGNRLVILGANGSGKSTLLRVLTEEEKQDSGYVTWTKGAAVVSYNQILEELDPADTVSHAVNAMPDSLAFSATKKSVNRFLAMFQFSEADLKNKIGNLSGGQRSRVAMAMCLLSGASVLVLDEPTNHLDMSSTQVMERALLHFPGAVVVVSHDRFFTEKIATRHLVFGAGNAKPGEVLLRGA; translated from the coding sequence ATGCAGAAGTTGAAATTCGCACCCCGGAATAATCGAGGTGACGATAATCTGTATCTAGTTGCTCGTGTCTATTTCACCGAGCACACTTCGCACAGGAAGTACGTTCCCGTCTTCCCACCCGCAAACCTTGAAGAGGACCACACGAACATGAGCTTGATCCGTCTAAACGACGTCAGTCTTCGATTCGAAAATATCCAGATTCTGCGCGAAGCATTCTTCAAGCTCGAATCTGGTGATCGTGTCGGGCTTATCGGCAGGAACGGATCGGGCAAGTCAACGCTTCTGAAGCTCGTACTTGACCAAGTGGAACCGGACACCGGCACGGTTGCTGTGGAACTGGGAACCAAGATCGGCTACTTCTCCCAGTTCTCAGAGCTCAACGGGGCATCCACTATCTCAGAAGTCCTCGACGAGCTGTTCTCTGAGGTTAAGTCCATAGAAACAGAGCTGGCGGAAATTGACGGTTCAATTGCCGCTGACCCCAGCTCTGATGAAATGGAGCGGCTGATCAATCGACAGTCCGAGCTTTTCGAATCCATGGATCGTCTGGACGGTTGGGACTACCCGCGTTCCATCGACACGGTGCTGACCAAACTTGGCTTCGACGAGGCGCACCGCGTTTGCCCGATAGATTCACTTTCGGGCGGTTGGCGTAATCGCGCCGCGTTAGCAAAAATTCTGCTAGAGGATCCAGACGTTCTACTCCTTGATGAGCCGACTAACTTCCTTGACGTCGCAGGCGTTGAATGGCTAGAAAACTGGTTCAAATCCTTCAAGGGCGCCGCGATCATTGTTTCGCACGATCGCAAGTTCTTGGACTCTGTTGTAACCCGGATCATTGAAGTCGAGAACTTTCACCTCCACGAATACCCGGGAAACTTCGCCCAGTATGTGGTCGCAAAACAGTTCAAACTCAAGAGCCTCGAATCTCAGTTTGTCCACGAATCTGAGCTTCTTGCTTTCGAAGCTGAAGGTATCTCGGACCGTCGCGAAGCAGCCAAGGCCGCCACCAAGGGCTTGGACAGTAAGCTTTCAAAGATCAAGAAGTCACGCGCCCCGCGTCCGGTGGATAAAATCATCACCGAAATTTACAGTGGTCTGCATATTAAGGACACGCTGTGCCGGGTCGAGGGACTAACAAAGTCTTACGGTGAAAAGACCCTTTTCAGCGATCTAAGCTTTGAGGTGCGCCGCGGTAATCGACTGGTGATCTTGGGGGCAAATGGTAGCGGTAAATCCACACTGCTTCGTGTTCTCACCGAGGAAGAAAAGCAGGATTCGGGATACGTCACCTGGACTAAGGGAGCGGCAGTAGTCTCCTACAACCAAATTCTAGAAGAACTTGATCCTGCCGACACCGTGTCTCATGCGGTTAATGCCATGCCCGATTCGTTGGCATTCAGCGCCACGAAGAAATCGGTTAACCGTTTCCTGGCCATGTTCCAGTTCTCGGAAGCCGACCTGAAAAACAAGATCGGCAACCTGTCTGGCGGCCAGCGTTCCCGGGTTGCCATGGCCATGTGCTTACTCTCGGGTGCCTCGGTGTTGGTTCTTGATGAGCCAACTAACCACCTGGACATGTCCAGCACCCAAGTTATGGAACGGGCTTTGCTGCACTTCCCAGGTGCCGTGGTGGTGGTCAGTCACGATAGGTTCTTCACGGAAAAGATCGCCACCCGCCATCTCGTGTTTGGTGCGGGAAACGCGAAGCCGGGCGAAGTGTTACTGCGTGGCGCATAA
- a CDS encoding glycerophosphodiester phosphodiesterase family protein — translation MKKRNITVLTCVVIFLLGASLVGSTIESRISRETMETGVSVESSTPFERIKRQMEDHSPSADLLVVSHRGQWREAPENSLPAIDEAIKDGAEIVEIDVRLTKDGIPVLMHDVTIDRMTNGTGRVNSMTLAELKSFHLRAANGGGSATITRQTIPTLMEAMNVSKNRAMVNLDKAWPIREEVLSVLDSTGTVDHGIFKGSPTVKSAEEFMARDSRIQYIQVVNDASAWKALAFEGRQPVAIEVLFNSPNDPQIQPDYLERLGVRSRLWINAISNSLSAGNTDDASMRPEADRGWEKLVSKYGANIIQTDNVEAMNYWRGGGSVELWRNLGGAETVRTEGTKVDE, via the coding sequence ATGAAAAAACGTAATATAACTGTCCTAACCTGCGTCGTGATATTCCTTCTTGGTGCTAGCCTCGTCGGGAGCACCATTGAATCCCGAATTTCTCGAGAAACTATGGAAACGGGAGTTTCAGTCGAATCTTCTACGCCTTTTGAACGAATTAAGAGGCAAATGGAAGATCATTCTCCTTCCGCGGATTTGTTGGTGGTTTCACACCGAGGCCAGTGGCGCGAGGCACCTGAGAATTCCCTCCCAGCAATTGACGAAGCCATCAAAGATGGTGCTGAAATTGTTGAAATTGATGTCCGTCTTACGAAGGACGGCATACCGGTTCTGATGCACGACGTTACGATTGACCGCATGACGAATGGGACAGGTAGGGTAAATTCTATGACTCTGGCCGAACTGAAGTCCTTTCATCTGCGTGCGGCTAATGGCGGTGGATCTGCGACCATTACGCGTCAAACGATTCCGACCCTCATGGAAGCTATGAACGTGTCCAAGAACCGGGCAATGGTAAATTTGGACAAAGCTTGGCCGATTCGTGAAGAGGTTCTGTCGGTTTTAGATTCCACAGGAACAGTCGACCATGGGATCTTTAAGGGCAGTCCGACTGTAAAATCGGCGGAGGAATTCATGGCCCGAGACAGTCGCATTCAATATATTCAAGTTGTGAACGATGCCAGCGCCTGGAAAGCCTTGGCTTTCGAAGGACGTCAGCCTGTAGCCATTGAAGTTCTCTTCAATTCTCCAAATGATCCACAAATTCAACCAGACTACTTGGAAAGGCTAGGCGTCCGGAGCCGATTGTGGATCAACGCAATTTCGAATTCGTTGTCAGCAGGAAACACTGATGACGCATCGATGCGCCCTGAAGCTGATCGCGGTTGGGAAAAACTGGTCTCGAAATATGGAGCAAACATAATTCAAACTGACAACGTCGAAGCGATGAATTATTGGCGCGGGGGCGGTTCTGTTGAGCTCTGGCGCAATCTAGGTGGGGCTGAAACGGTCCGCACAGAGGGAACAAAAGTCGACGAATGA